Proteins from a single region of Haloarcula laminariae:
- a CDS encoding CARDB domain-containing protein: protein MRRTERGWVAGAWTLLLVVSMAGSAVAGGAAVSTASAAEPAGQTALSESAAPTTGGSLAAANATGVDGDIVRTGSYALTPDRPGSVRVTITYELPDRVGSLRTFLVDDGTVTDTDGFDRVNDTTYDWDESTARPSITLRYNPNETTSKTGPEAAGGQYLFADTGEWALIRQFRTSSRYSYSGSQPGVDRRARTDGPGATGDRIVFLGDVRTVERTQNGQTFRLVVPEAAELSESPESILDSLTNASRSLQVGNRDETVVGFAAPTDRVEWGVRGLATGDAEFWVRDFERLGEPANVWLHEYVHTRQAFRTTSETRWLTEATAQYYAAGLTLEQGRIDFEAFERELARGERSTYDDVVLSSPSTWAANANYVKGALAAGRLDLALREGTNQSATLQRVMRELNEGQQPVTQTAFLEAVEAAGGAEPRATAAELSETSEPLSMWNQRTHSRLFGTVPAQMRYGLPSGADGYRASGPYRNDTLSTPVRLATGERLTVDAVVENTGGEAGAYNATLTVDGRAVASASGQLDAGGERTVPLSHTFDRPGEYTLGVGGETTTVVVEEPAEPTVSGVRVDSERVRAGESVRVTATVRNDAAVPANGTVTFTRDGEPVAERAVALAPGATTELSADIELPTAGERRVGAGSATPVTVTVTTPTDGPAGTSGGSGPGFTAPVAALAAVLALLARRR, encoded by the coding sequence ATGCGCAGGACCGAGCGCGGGTGGGTCGCCGGAGCGTGGACACTGCTTCTCGTCGTATCGATGGCCGGGAGCGCCGTCGCCGGCGGGGCGGCCGTCTCGACCGCGTCGGCCGCCGAGCCGGCCGGGCAGACAGCCCTGTCCGAATCGGCCGCGCCGACGACGGGTGGCTCGCTTGCGGCGGCCAACGCGACGGGGGTCGACGGCGACATCGTCCGGACCGGCAGCTACGCGCTGACGCCCGACCGGCCGGGGTCGGTGCGGGTGACGATTACCTACGAGCTCCCCGACCGGGTCGGGTCGCTGCGGACGTTCCTCGTCGACGACGGGACCGTCACCGACACCGACGGGTTCGACCGGGTCAACGACACGACCTACGACTGGGACGAGTCGACGGCGCGACCGAGTATCACGCTCCGATACAATCCCAACGAGACGACCAGCAAGACCGGGCCCGAGGCGGCCGGCGGCCAGTACCTCTTTGCCGACACCGGCGAGTGGGCGCTTATCCGGCAGTTCCGGACGTCCAGCCGGTACAGTTACTCCGGGTCCCAGCCGGGCGTGGACCGCCGGGCGCGAACGGACGGGCCCGGGGCGACGGGCGACCGCATCGTGTTCCTCGGCGACGTTCGGACCGTCGAGCGGACACAGAACGGACAGACGTTCCGGCTGGTCGTCCCAGAGGCGGCGGAGCTGAGCGAGTCCCCCGAGTCCATCCTGGACTCCCTGACCAACGCCTCGCGGTCCCTGCAGGTCGGCAACCGCGACGAGACGGTCGTCGGGTTCGCGGCGCCGACCGACCGGGTCGAGTGGGGGGTGCGGGGGCTGGCCACGGGCGACGCCGAGTTCTGGGTTCGGGACTTCGAGCGGCTGGGCGAGCCGGCCAACGTCTGGCTCCACGAGTACGTCCACACGCGGCAGGCGTTCCGGACGACGAGCGAGACGCGGTGGCTCACCGAGGCGACCGCCCAGTACTACGCCGCCGGGCTGACGCTCGAACAGGGGCGTATCGACTTCGAGGCGTTCGAGCGCGAACTCGCCCGCGGCGAGCGCTCGACCTACGACGACGTGGTGCTCTCGTCGCCGTCGACGTGGGCGGCCAACGCCAACTACGTCAAGGGCGCGCTGGCGGCGGGACGGCTCGACCTGGCGCTGCGGGAGGGGACGAACCAGTCCGCGACGCTCCAGCGGGTGATGCGCGAACTGAACGAGGGTCAGCAACCGGTGACACAGACGGCGTTCCTCGAGGCCGTCGAGGCCGCGGGCGGGGCCGAGCCCCGGGCGACGGCCGCCGAGCTATCCGAGACCAGCGAGCCGCTCTCGATGTGGAACCAGCGGACCCACTCGCGGCTGTTCGGAACGGTGCCGGCACAGATGCGCTACGGGCTCCCGTCGGGGGCGGACGGCTACCGGGCGAGCGGTCCCTACCGGAACGACACCCTGTCGACGCCGGTCCGGCTGGCGACCGGCGAGCGGCTGACGGTCGACGCGGTCGTCGAGAACACCGGCGGCGAGGCGGGCGCGTACAACGCCACGCTGACCGTCGACGGGCGCGCCGTCGCGTCGGCGTCGGGCCAGTTGGACGCGGGGGGCGAACGGACGGTCCCGCTCTCGCACACGTTCGACCGGCCCGGCGAGTACACGCTGGGCGTGGGCGGGGAGACAACCACGGTCGTCGTCGAGGAGCCGGCCGAGCCGACGGTCAGCGGCGTGCGCGTGGACAGCGAACGGGTGCGGGCGGGCGAGAGCGTCCGGGTCACGGCGACGGTGCGAAACGACGCGGCGGTCCCCGCGAACGGCACCGTCACGTTCACGCGGGACGGCGAGCCGGTCGCCGAGCGGGCGGTCGCCCTGGCGCCGGGGGCGACGACCGAGCTGTCGGCCGATATCGAGCTGCCGACGGCCGGGGAGCGGCGGGTCGGCGCGGGGTCGGCGACCCCGGTGACAGTGACCGTCACCACACCGACCGATGGACCGGCGGGAACGAGCGGGGGGAGCGGACCGGGCTTTACCGCTCCAGTCGCCGCGCTGGCGGCCGTGCTGGCGCTGCTGGCGCGACGGCGATAA
- the mutS gene encoding DNA mismatch repair protein MutS, which produces MTEATGIVGEFLSLKEETDADILAMQCGDFYEFFADDAELVADELDLKVSQKSSHGSKYPMAGVPVDDLTPYVSALVERGYRVAVADQHETADGHAREITRVVTPGTHLATGDDSAQHLAAVVRHDGGRGADGDTYGLAVADVTTGRFQVTQLDDADAGAALTELYTFSPAEVLPGPDLRNDDGFLAALDERSEAAVSLHATESFEPGRARHRVREQFGAETLASVGIDGSDAAIAAAGAVLSYVEETGVGTLAAVTRLRAYGARDHVSLDATTQRNLELTETMQGDSAGSLFDTVDHTVTAAGGRLLKRWLQRPRRERGELVRRQAAVAALTREAMAREAIRETLADGYDLERLAARATSGSADARDLRAIEDTLGLLAEVADAVAETERLADSPLSDVLAGPDRAAAADLAAELDAALVAEPPGTVTQGGLFVRGYDDDLDALIEEHEAALEWLETLPDREKERTGITHLSVDRNKTDGYYIQVGKSETDQVPDAYEEIKTLKNSKRYTIPELDERERDVLRLEERRHEMEAELFEQLRGRVADRAALLQDVGRALAEVDTLASLAVHAVENDWTRPELTDDGRLDIEAGRHPVVEQTTEFVPNDLDMRPGERDFLVVTGPNMSGKSTYMRQAALVTLLAQTGSFVPARAATVGLVDGIYTRVGALDELAQGRSTFMVEMQELSNILHSATEDSLIILDEVGRGTATFDGISIAWAATEYIATTVRAKTLFATHYHELTSLGESLPTVQNVHVAADETDGDVTFMRTVRDGPTNRSYGVHVADLAGVPEPVVDRSREVLDRLRKDKAIEVRGGESDDGGTTQAVFDLSSGQFDEGARQVDGSSDAATTDETVTETIDAETEAVLEELRDIDVNETPPVELLSKVQQWQTELNEE; this is translated from the coding sequence ATGACAGAGGCGACGGGCATCGTCGGTGAGTTCCTCTCGCTCAAGGAGGAGACCGACGCCGATATTCTCGCGATGCAGTGTGGTGATTTCTACGAGTTCTTCGCCGACGACGCCGAGCTGGTGGCCGACGAGCTGGACCTGAAGGTGAGCCAGAAGTCCTCCCACGGCTCGAAGTACCCGATGGCCGGCGTCCCCGTGGACGACCTGACTCCCTACGTCTCCGCGCTGGTCGAGCGGGGCTACCGCGTCGCGGTGGCCGACCAGCACGAGACGGCCGACGGCCACGCCCGGGAGATAACGCGCGTGGTGACGCCGGGCACCCACCTGGCGACCGGCGACGACAGCGCCCAGCACCTCGCGGCGGTGGTCCGCCACGACGGCGGCCGGGGCGCCGACGGGGACACCTACGGGCTCGCGGTCGCCGACGTGACGACGGGCCGCTTTCAGGTCACCCAGCTCGACGACGCCGACGCGGGCGCGGCCCTGACCGAGCTGTACACGTTCTCGCCGGCGGAGGTGTTGCCGGGCCCCGACCTGCGAAACGACGACGGCTTCCTGGCGGCCTTAGACGAGCGCTCCGAGGCCGCCGTCTCCCTGCACGCCACGGAGTCGTTCGAGCCGGGCCGGGCGCGCCACCGGGTGCGCGAGCAGTTCGGCGCCGAGACGCTCGCCAGTGTGGGCATCGACGGCTCGGACGCGGCCATCGCGGCCGCGGGCGCCGTCCTCTCGTACGTCGAGGAGACCGGCGTCGGGACGCTGGCCGCGGTGACTCGCCTGCGGGCCTACGGCGCCCGCGACCACGTCTCGCTGGACGCGACCACGCAGCGCAACCTCGAACTCACGGAGACGATGCAGGGCGACTCGGCGGGGTCGCTGTTCGACACGGTGGACCACACCGTCACCGCCGCCGGGGGGCGGTTGCTGAAACGGTGGCTCCAGCGCCCCCGGCGCGAGCGGGGCGAGCTCGTCCGCCGGCAAGCCGCCGTCGCGGCGCTGACCCGGGAAGCGATGGCCCGCGAGGCCATCCGGGAGACGCTCGCCGACGGCTACGACCTCGAACGGCTCGCGGCCCGGGCGACCTCGGGCAGCGCCGACGCCCGGGACCTCCGGGCGATAGAGGACACGCTCGGCCTGCTCGCCGAGGTGGCCGACGCCGTCGCCGAGACCGAGCGCCTGGCCGACTCGCCCCTCTCGGACGTGCTCGCGGGCCCCGACCGCGCGGCCGCCGCCGACCTCGCCGCCGAGCTCGACGCCGCCCTGGTCGCGGAGCCGCCCGGAACCGTCACGCAGGGCGGGCTCTTCGTCCGGGGGTACGACGACGACCTCGACGCGCTCATCGAGGAACACGAGGCGGCCCTGGAGTGGCTTGAGACCCTGCCCGACCGCGAGAAGGAACGGACCGGCATCACCCACCTCTCGGTCGACCGCAACAAGACGGACGGCTACTACATCCAGGTCGGCAAGAGCGAGACGGACCAGGTCCCCGACGCCTACGAGGAGATAAAGACGCTCAAGAACTCCAAGCGCTACACCATCCCCGAGCTCGACGAGCGCGAGCGGGACGTGCTTCGCCTGGAGGAACGGCGCCACGAGATGGAGGCGGAGCTGTTCGAGCAGTTACGCGGGCGGGTCGCCGACCGCGCGGCGCTGTTGCAGGACGTGGGCCGGGCGCTGGCCGAGGTCGACACGCTGGCGTCGCTCGCGGTCCACGCCGTCGAGAACGACTGGACGCGGCCCGAGCTGACCGACGACGGGCGCCTCGACATCGAGGCCGGCCGCCACCCCGTCGTCGAGCAGACCACCGAGTTCGTCCCGAACGACCTCGACATGCGGCCCGGCGAGCGGGACTTCCTCGTCGTCACCGGGCCGAACATGAGCGGGAAGTCCACCTACATGCGCCAGGCCGCGCTCGTCACGCTGCTCGCCCAGACCGGAAGTTTCGTCCCCGCGCGAGCGGCGACGGTCGGGCTGGTCGACGGCATCTACACCCGCGTGGGCGCGCTGGACGAACTCGCCCAGGGCCGGTCGACGTTCATGGTCGAGATGCAGGAGCTCTCGAACATCCTGCATTCGGCGACCGAGGACTCCCTGATAATTCTGGACGAGGTCGGCCGGGGCACCGCGACGTTCGACGGTATCTCCATCGCCTGGGCGGCCACGGAGTACATCGCGACCACCGTCCGGGCGAAGACGCTCTTTGCGACACACTACCACGAGCTCACCTCCCTGGGCGAGTCGCTCCCGACCGTCCAGAACGTCCACGTCGCGGCCGACGAGACCGACGGCGACGTGACGTTCATGCGCACCGTCAGGGACGGGCCGACGAACCGCTCCTACGGCGTCCACGTCGCCGACCTGGCGGGCGTCCCCGAGCCGGTCGTCGACCGCTCCCGGGAGGTGCTCGACCGGCTGCGGAAGGACAAGGCCATCGAGGTCAGGGGCGGCGAGAGCGACGACGGGGGCACGACCCAGGCCGTCTTCGACCTCTCCTCGGGGCAGTTCGATGAAGGCGCCCGACAAGTCGACGGGAGCTCCGACGCGGCGACTACGGACGAGACCGTTACCGAGACAATCGATGCGGAGACCGAAGCCGTCCTCGAAGAGCTACGGGACATCGACGTTAACGAGACGCCCCCTGTCGAGTTGCTGTCGAAAGTCCAGCAGTGGCAGACCGAACTTAACGAAGAGTGA
- a CDS encoding ABC transporter substrate-binding protein — protein sequence MTGDDDSGVSRRRVLQGAGVAAVAGLAGCGGGDSEANSIELLHAWSDGDGNAAIGALIEGFQEAHPDIEFAEEPVNGAARSNLDQVIQNRLQSNDPPSTFQTWPGRTLEKFGDAYEDIEGDVWNDDLKNNYLSGPKEQAQLDGTYVTVPINIHRINNLFYNQAIVDEAGVDPESFSGPSDLVDACATIDQETDAVPFAHQTSGVWSTTQLWETNLLAEGGFEGYEAFINGNGNRSDVTAALETIVELTEYYPGDASAISFTEANTMVMEGNAAFITQGDWVGGAYSNNDEFNYGEQWGQVTYPGTEGSYHLNMDSFPYMANNPSPEATKTFLSYCGTAEAQILFNEKKGSIPPRSDADVSSLNQFQQDQYEDFTNADNQPPSIEHGLGVTPGVKTNISDAFSGFLENYDVDATADALLDAFN from the coding sequence ATGACGGGTGACGACGACTCGGGCGTCTCCCGCCGTCGCGTCCTCCAGGGTGCTGGCGTCGCCGCGGTCGCCGGACTGGCCGGCTGCGGGGGCGGTGATTCGGAGGCCAACAGCATCGAACTGCTCCACGCGTGGTCCGACGGTGACGGCAACGCGGCCATCGGGGCACTCATCGAGGGGTTCCAGGAGGCCCACCCCGACATCGAGTTCGCCGAGGAGCCGGTCAACGGCGCCGCTCGTTCGAACCTCGACCAGGTTATCCAGAACCGCCTCCAGTCCAACGACCCCCCGAGCACGTTCCAGACCTGGCCGGGCCGGACCCTGGAGAAGTTCGGCGACGCCTACGAGGACATCGAGGGCGACGTCTGGAACGACGACCTGAAGAACAACTATCTGTCCGGACCCAAGGAACAGGCCCAGCTCGACGGCACCTACGTCACGGTGCCGATTAACATCCACCGCATCAACAACCTGTTCTACAATCAAGCAATCGTAGACGAGGCCGGCGTCGACCCCGAGTCGTTCTCCGGGCCCAGCGACCTGGTCGACGCCTGTGCCACCATCGACCAGGAAACAGACGCCGTCCCATTCGCACACCAGACCAGCGGCGTGTGGTCGACGACCCAGCTCTGGGAGACCAACCTGCTGGCCGAGGGCGGCTTCGAGGGGTACGAGGCGTTCATCAACGGTAACGGCAACCGCTCTGACGTCACGGCCGCCCTCGAAACCATCGTCGAACTCACGGAGTACTACCCCGGGGACGCCTCCGCCATCAGCTTCACGGAGGCCAACACGATGGTGATGGAAGGCAACGCTGCGTTCATAACCCAGGGTGACTGGGTCGGCGGCGCCTACAGCAACAACGACGAGTTCAACTACGGCGAGCAGTGGGGGCAGGTCACCTACCCCGGGACGGAGGGGAGCTACCACCTGAACATGGACTCGTTCCCGTACATGGCGAACAACCCATCGCCGGAGGCGACCAAGACCTTCCTCAGCTACTGCGGAACCGCGGAGGCACAGATACTGTTCAACGAGAAGAAGGGGTCGATTCCGCCGCGAAGCGACGCCGACGTCTCCAGTCTCAACCAGTTCCAGCAGGACCAGTACGAGGACTTCACCAACGCCGACAACCAGCCCCCGTCCATCGAACACGGGCTGGGCGTCACTCCCGGTGTCAAGACGAACATCAGCGACGCGTTCAGCGGCTTCCTCGAGAACTACGACGTCGACGCGACCGCCGACGCGCTCCTCGACGCGTTCAACTAA
- a CDS encoding ribbon-helix-helix protein, CopG family gives MPGDRVTVSLDDDAKSALEDLAEQTDDSRSEMIREAITFYAANFDSAQTSDSDRLHTYYEMLSTGEHVLLDVDLLHVFLSLVDDPDDRDEAFLGMIDQVAEYHAQEYAERFDSLEEVLDWLSLCGFLTVRRAEAGRYHVVFPSESLRWFMVRFIRGSVTDLPFDVTVEESVSKVLFTESS, from the coding sequence ATGCCCGGCGACCGTGTCACTGTCTCCCTCGATGACGACGCAAAGAGCGCGCTCGAGGACCTGGCCGAACAGACCGACGACAGCCGAAGCGAGATGATTCGGGAGGCGATTACGTTCTACGCGGCGAACTTCGACTCCGCGCAGACGAGCGACAGTGACCGGCTGCACACCTACTACGAGATGCTCTCGACCGGCGAACACGTGCTCCTGGACGTGGACCTGCTGCACGTGTTCCTGAGCCTGGTGGACGACCCCGACGACCGGGACGAGGCGTTCCTCGGGATGATAGACCAGGTCGCCGAGTACCACGCCCAGGAGTACGCAGAGCGGTTCGACTCGCTGGAGGAGGTCCTCGACTGGCTCTCGCTGTGCGGGTTCCTGACCGTCCGGAGGGCCGAGGCGGGGCGGTACCACGTCGTCTTCCCGTCCGAATCACTGCGGTGGTTCATGGTCCGGTTCATCCGTGGGAGCGTCACCGACCTGCCGTTCGACGTCACGGTCGAAGAGAGCGTCTCGAAGGTACTGTTTACCGAATCGAGCTGA
- a CDS encoding Nramp family divalent metal transporter: protein MSLIQRLKTIGPGAMVAAAFIGPGTVTTASVTGAEFGYALLWTIVFSIVATIVLQEMSARLGLVSGEGLGEALRERFDNQIVEYVSIFLVVGAIGVGTAAYEAGNILGGAAGLATITGISSTVWGVIIGLVAGVLLYTGRYKLIEGALVGLVAVMALSFVASAALIGPDFGAIAMGFVPGVPSGSLYLITGLIGTTIVGYNLFLHASNVQERWDGPSDLGHSRTDTVLSIIVGGVITLTIMITAAAAFEPGTQISDVGQMAEQLRPLAGPYAELFFSIGLFAAGFTSATTAPLAGAWATTGALGWDSDMQSTRFRAVWGTILGVGVLSVLLGGSPVEIIVFAQVVNGILLPIVAIFLIYAMNQDDLLGEYTNGPVANTLGAIVTLIVVWLGIRTLLSVAGVL from the coding sequence ATGTCTCTCATACAACGACTCAAAACTATCGGTCCGGGCGCCATGGTCGCGGCGGCGTTCATCGGCCCCGGCACGGTTACGACGGCGAGTGTCACCGGTGCGGAGTTCGGCTACGCGCTTCTCTGGACGATCGTGTTCTCGATTGTCGCGACTATCGTCCTGCAGGAGATGAGCGCGCGACTCGGCCTCGTCTCGGGCGAGGGCCTGGGCGAGGCGCTGCGCGAACGCTTCGACAACCAGATCGTCGAGTACGTGAGTATCTTCCTGGTCGTGGGTGCCATCGGCGTCGGCACCGCGGCCTACGAGGCCGGCAACATCCTCGGCGGGGCCGCCGGTCTCGCGACCATCACCGGCATCAGCTCGACCGTCTGGGGCGTCATCATCGGGCTCGTCGCGGGCGTGTTGCTCTACACCGGTCGGTACAAGCTTATCGAGGGGGCGCTCGTCGGTCTCGTGGCCGTGATGGCGCTTTCCTTCGTCGCGTCGGCGGCCCTCATCGGGCCGGACTTCGGCGCGATAGCGATGGGCTTCGTCCCGGGCGTTCCGTCCGGGTCGCTGTATCTCATCACGGGGCTCATCGGGACGACGATCGTCGGCTACAACCTGTTCCTGCACGCCAGTAACGTCCAGGAGCGGTGGGACGGGCCGTCGGACCTCGGCCACTCCCGGACCGACACTGTCCTCTCCATCATCGTCGGCGGGGTGATCACTCTCACGATCATGATCACCGCGGCCGCCGCCTTCGAGCCCGGCACGCAGATCAGTGACGTCGGGCAGATGGCCGAACAGCTCCGGCCGCTCGCGGGCCCCTACGCTGAGCTGTTCTTCAGCATCGGGCTGTTCGCCGCCGGGTTCACCAGCGCGACGACGGCGCCGCTCGCTGGCGCGTGGGCTACCACGGGCGCGCTGGGCTGGGACTCGGACATGCAGAGCACGCGGTTCCGGGCCGTCTGGGGGACGATCCTGGGCGTCGGTGTGCTCTCCGTCCTCCTCGGCGGGAGCCCCGTCGAGATCATCGTGTTCGCCCAGGTCGTCAACGGGATACTGCTCCCAATCGTCGCCATCTTCCTGATCTACGCGATGAACCAGGACGACCTCCTCGGCGAGTACACGAACGGGCCGGTCGCGAACACTCTCGGGGCGATCGTGACGCTCATCGTCGTCTGGCTCGGCATCCGAACGCTCCTGAGCGTCGCCGGGGTGCTATGA
- a CDS encoding hydantoinase/oxoprolinase family protein, producing MDGRRIGVDVGGTFTDVCLSLDGELVTAKVPSTDDQSEGVMAGIEKACESAGIDPETLTEFSHAMTVSVNALLEEDGAKTALVATEGFGDVLEIGRQDRPSLYDLDAEKPTPLVPRRRRFEVDERTTTDGVERPVDDAEVEAVAERIREADVEAVAVSLLHAYAHPENEARVAEILRSELDVPVSASHEVLAEFREYERTSTTAVDAYVRPAIDRYVSHLTERARDRGVPQPRIMQANGGITDAETVRQNAVSTVLSGPAAGVVGASAMAADDGSDLSGLVTFDMGGTSSDVSLVRDGEAERTTTGVINDRPIKTPMVDIETVGAGGGSIAWVDAGGALRIGPRSAGAEPGPACYGKGGTEPTVTDANLVLGYIGGSTSLGGEMSLDEAAAHDALADLADEAGMDGPLAAARGVYRVANANMTRAIRSVTVERGYDPRKFGLVAFGGAGPMHAISIADGLDIDRVIIPRASGVLSAYGLLAADEKRDAVRTFQRPVADVDPDAVDAVYEELSAELLAEVSDRERATVTCSADLRYAGQSFELTVDVDRPFDAEDARARFGDAHESAYGYRADEPVELVNCRVTTTVPRSEPSLEYTGGGDARKGTRDATFADGTHETPVYGRERLAPGDAVDGPAIVEGDESTIVVPPAWEVQVRDDGALLAQKGDT from the coding sequence ATGGACGGCAGGAGAATCGGCGTCGACGTCGGCGGGACGTTCACCGACGTGTGTCTCTCGCTGGACGGCGAGCTCGTGACCGCGAAGGTCCCGAGCACTGACGACCAGAGCGAGGGCGTGATGGCCGGCATCGAGAAGGCCTGCGAGTCGGCCGGCATCGACCCCGAGACGCTGACCGAGTTCTCCCACGCGATGACGGTGTCAGTCAACGCGCTCCTGGAGGAAGACGGCGCGAAGACGGCGCTCGTCGCGACGGAGGGCTTCGGGGACGTCCTGGAGATCGGCCGGCAGGACCGGCCGTCGCTGTACGACCTCGACGCGGAGAAGCCGACGCCGCTCGTCCCCAGACGCCGCCGGTTCGAGGTCGACGAACGGACGACGACCGACGGGGTCGAACGCCCCGTCGACGACGCCGAGGTCGAGGCGGTCGCCGAACGGATTCGCGAGGCGGACGTCGAGGCCGTCGCCGTCTCGCTGCTGCACGCGTACGCACACCCGGAGAACGAGGCCCGCGTCGCGGAGATACTTCGGTCGGAGCTCGATGTCCCCGTGTCGGCCTCACACGAGGTCCTCGCCGAGTTCCGCGAGTACGAGCGGACGTCGACGACCGCCGTCGACGCGTACGTCCGGCCGGCGATAGACCGGTACGTGAGCCACCTGACCGAGCGCGCCCGGGACCGCGGCGTCCCACAGCCCCGCATCATGCAGGCCAACGGCGGGATTACCGACGCCGAGACGGTCCGGCAAAACGCCGTCTCGACCGTCCTCTCGGGCCCCGCCGCCGGGGTCGTGGGCGCGAGCGCGATGGCGGCCGACGACGGCAGCGACCTCTCGGGGCTCGTCACGTTCGACATGGGCGGGACCTCCAGCGACGTGAGCCTCGTCCGGGACGGGGAGGCCGAGCGGACGACGACGGGCGTCATCAACGACCGCCCGATAAAGACGCCGATGGTCGACATCGAGACCGTCGGCGCCGGCGGGGGCTCCATCGCCTGGGTCGACGCCGGCGGTGCGCTCCGAATCGGGCCGCGTTCGGCCGGCGCCGAACCGGGTCCCGCCTGCTACGGCAAGGGCGGGACGGAGCCGACGGTCACGGACGCGAACCTCGTCCTGGGATACATCGGGGGGAGCACGAGTCTCGGCGGCGAGATGTCGCTGGACGAGGCGGCCGCCCACGACGCGCTGGCCGACCTGGCCGACGAGGCCGGGATGGACGGACCGCTGGCGGCCGCCCGCGGGGTCTACCGGGTCGCGAACGCGAACATGACCCGCGCGATTCGGTCGGTGACCGTCGAGCGGGGGTACGACCCCCGGAAGTTCGGTCTCGTCGCCTTCGGCGGCGCCGGGCCGATGCACGCCATCTCCATCGCTGACGGCCTCGACATCGACCGGGTGATAATCCCGCGTGCCTCGGGCGTCCTCTCGGCGTACGGGCTGCTCGCGGCCGACGAGAAGCGCGACGCGGTCCGGACGTTCCAGCGACCGGTCGCCGACGTCGACCCCGACGCGGTCGACGCCGTCTACGAGGAACTGAGCGCGGAACTGCTCGCCGAGGTCAGCGACCGGGAGCGCGCGACCGTGACGTGTTCGGCCGACCTCAGATACGCCGGGCAGAGCTTCGAACTGACCGTGGACGTCGACCGCCCCTTCGACGCCGAGGACGCGAGGGCGCGGTTCGGCGACGCACACGAGTCCGCGTACGGCTACCGGGCGGACGAGCCGGTCGAACTGGTCAACTGCCGCGTGACGACGACGGTCCCCCGGAGCGAGCCGTCGCTCGAATACACCGGCGGCGGGGACGCGCGGAAGGGGACCCGCGACGCGACGTTCGCCGACGGCACCCACGAGACGCCGGTCTACGGGCGCGAGCGACTGGCGCCCGGCGACGCGGTCGACGGACCGGCAATCGTCGAGGGCGACGAGAGCACCATCGTCGTCCCGCCGGCGTGGGAGGTACAGGTACGCGACGACGGCGCACTGCTGGCACAGAAGGGGGACACATGA